The proteins below come from a single Streptomyces sp. MRC013 genomic window:
- the sucD gene encoding succinate--CoA ligase subunit alpha produces MAIFLTKDSKVIVQGMTGATGMKHTKLMLGDGTNIVGGVNPRKAGTTVDFDGTEVPVFGTVAEAMEKTGADVSVLFVPPAFAKAAVVEAIDAGIPLAVVITEGIAVHDSAAFWAYAKSKGNKTRIIGPNCPGLITPGQSNAGIIPGDITKPGRIGLVSKSGTLTYQMMYELRDIGFSSCVGIGGDPVIGTTHIDALAAFEADPETELIVMIGEIGGDAEERAADFIKANVTKPVVGYVAGFTAPEGKTMGHAGAIVSGSSGTAQAKKEALEAAGVKVGKTPTETAKLAREILGAQA; encoded by the coding sequence ATGGCTATCTTCCTCACCAAGGACAGCAAGGTCATCGTCCAGGGCATGACCGGCGCCACGGGCATGAAGCACACCAAGCTCATGCTCGGTGACGGCACCAACATCGTCGGCGGCGTCAACCCGCGCAAGGCCGGCACGACCGTCGACTTCGACGGCACCGAGGTCCCGGTCTTCGGCACGGTCGCCGAGGCGATGGAGAAGACGGGCGCCGACGTCTCCGTCCTCTTCGTGCCGCCGGCCTTCGCGAAGGCCGCCGTCGTGGAGGCCATCGACGCCGGGATCCCCCTCGCGGTCGTCATCACCGAGGGCATCGCCGTCCACGACTCCGCCGCCTTCTGGGCGTACGCGAAGTCGAAGGGCAACAAGACCCGCATCATCGGCCCCAACTGCCCCGGCCTCATCACCCCGGGCCAGTCCAACGCGGGCATCATCCCCGGCGACATCACCAAGCCGGGCAGGATCGGCCTGGTGTCGAAGTCCGGCACGCTGACCTACCAGATGATGTACGAGCTGCGCGACATCGGCTTCTCGTCCTGCGTCGGCATCGGTGGCGACCCGGTCATCGGCACCACCCACATCGACGCGCTGGCGGCCTTCGAGGCCGACCCGGAGACCGAGCTGATCGTCATGATCGGCGAGATCGGCGGCGACGCGGAGGAGCGCGCGGCCGACTTCATCAAGGCGAACGTGACCAAGCCGGTCGTCGGCTACGTCGCCGGCTTCACCGCGCCCGAGGGCAAGACCATGGGCCACGCCGGCGCCATCGTGTCCGGCTCCTCCGGCACGGCGCAGGCGAAGAAGGAGGCCCTGGAGGCCGCCGGCGTCAAGGTCGGCAAGACGCCGACCGAGACGGCGAAGCTCGCCCGCGAGATCCTCGGCGCCCAGGCGTAG
- the purH gene encoding bifunctional phosphoribosylaminoimidazolecarboxamide formyltransferase/IMP cyclohydrolase, whose protein sequence is MSVNKPIRRALISVYDKTGLEELARGLHEARVELVSTGSTAARIAAAGVPVTRVEELTGFPECLDGRVKTLHPRVHAGILADLRLDAHREQLAELGVEPFDLVVVNLYPFEATVASGAAPDECVEQIDIGGPSMVRAAAKNHPSVAVVTSPARYGDVLAAVAAGGFDLAARKRLAAEAFQHTAAYDLAVASWFASSYAPADESAFPDFTGAAYTRRSVLRYGENPHQAAALYVDGGGGLAEAEQLHGKEMSFNNYTDTDAARRAAYDHADPCVAIIKHANPCGIAIGADVAEAHRKAHACDPLSAFGGVIAVNRPVSVAMAEQVAEIFTEVVVAPDYEDGAVEVLARKKNIRVLRCPGAPSAPVEVRPVDGGALLQATDRLQAEGDDPSTWTLATGEALSDAELAELAFAWRACRAVKSNAILLAKGGASVGVGMGQVNRVDSARLAVERAGEERARGSYAASDAFFPFPDGLEILAAAGVKAVVQPGGSVRDELVVEAARKAGVTMYLTGTRHFFH, encoded by the coding sequence ATGTCGGTGAATAAGCCCATCCGTCGCGCGTTGATCAGTGTCTACGACAAGACGGGGCTGGAGGAGCTGGCCCGCGGCCTGCACGAGGCGCGTGTCGAGCTGGTCTCCACGGGCTCCACGGCCGCGAGGATCGCCGCCGCCGGCGTCCCGGTCACCAGGGTCGAGGAGCTGACCGGCTTCCCCGAGTGCCTGGACGGCCGCGTCAAGACGCTGCACCCGCGCGTGCACGCCGGGATCCTCGCCGACCTGCGCCTCGACGCGCACCGCGAGCAGCTCGCCGAGCTGGGCGTGGAGCCGTTCGACCTGGTCGTGGTGAACCTGTACCCGTTCGAGGCGACCGTCGCGTCCGGCGCCGCCCCCGACGAGTGCGTCGAGCAGATCGACATCGGCGGCCCCTCCATGGTCCGCGCCGCCGCCAAGAACCACCCCTCCGTCGCCGTGGTCACCTCCCCGGCCCGGTACGGCGACGTCCTCGCCGCCGTCGCCGCCGGCGGCTTCGACCTGGCGGCCCGCAAGCGGCTCGCCGCCGAGGCGTTCCAGCACACCGCCGCGTACGACCTGGCCGTCGCCTCCTGGTTCGCGTCCTCCTACGCGCCCGCCGACGAGTCGGCCTTCCCCGACTTCACGGGCGCCGCGTACACCCGCCGCAGCGTCCTGCGGTACGGCGAGAACCCCCACCAGGCCGCCGCGCTCTACGTCGACGGCGGGGGCGGACTGGCCGAGGCGGAGCAGCTGCACGGCAAGGAGATGTCCTTCAACAACTACACGGACACCGACGCCGCCCGCCGCGCCGCCTACGACCACGCCGACCCGTGCGTCGCGATCATCAAGCACGCCAACCCGTGCGGCATCGCGATCGGCGCGGACGTCGCCGAGGCCCACCGCAAGGCCCACGCCTGCGACCCGCTCTCCGCGTTCGGCGGCGTCATCGCCGTCAACCGCCCCGTCTCCGTCGCCATGGCCGAGCAGGTCGCGGAGATCTTCACCGAGGTCGTCGTCGCCCCCGACTACGAGGACGGCGCGGTCGAGGTCCTCGCCCGCAAGAAGAACATCCGGGTCCTGCGCTGCCCGGGCGCCCCGTCCGCGCCCGTCGAGGTCAGGCCCGTCGACGGCGGCGCGCTGCTCCAGGCGACCGACCGCCTCCAGGCCGAGGGCGACGACCCGTCGACGTGGACCCTCGCCACCGGCGAGGCCCTGTCCGACGCCGAACTCGCCGAGCTGGCCTTCGCCTGGCGCGCCTGCCGCGCCGTCAAGTCGAACGCGATCCTCCTCGCCAAGGGCGGCGCCAGCGTCGGCGTCGGTATGGGCCAGGTCAACCGCGTCGACTCCGCCAGGCTGGCCGTCGAGCGGGCCGGCGAGGAGCGGGCCCGCGGTTCGTACGCCGCGTCCGACGCGTTCTTCCCGTTCCCGGACGGCCTGGAGATCCTCGCGGCCGCGGGCGTGAAGGCGGTCGTCCAGCCGGGCGGTTCCGTCCGCGACGAGCTGGTCGTCGAGGCCGCGCGGAAGGCCGGCGTGACCATGTACCTCACGGGCACGCGCCACTTCTTCCACTGA
- a CDS encoding helix-turn-helix transcriptional regulator, whose amino-acid sequence MTTFDAVNGNRGAGMPTAKELDPSESLSALFGAKLRKLRHGAGLTQRRLGAMIPIAHSMIARFELGTETPTQQVVEALDRLLAADGDLVDLWLHVVRTPIPDWARKYIHLEPQAHKIQTYSGHTVHGLLQTPGYARALLGNAVPGVGKRLEGLLTARLARQGVLRRPDDPTKLWAIIDEAVLRRPVGGSVVMREQLGHLLAVSAELENVTLQVLPFEQGAPAVMSGALTVLSFLDRQPVAYLENSQSGELVEHARRVSEYALAFDHLLAQALSPEASTRLIRSAMEDHRDPRIPTRPQRRRLAQVQPQQRAGRGVRRGR is encoded by the coding sequence GTGACGACTTTCGACGCGGTGAACGGAAATCGGGGAGCAGGCATGCCCACAGCCAAGGAACTCGACCCGAGCGAGTCCCTCTCGGCCCTCTTCGGCGCGAAGTTGCGGAAGTTACGCCACGGCGCCGGACTGACGCAGCGGCGGCTCGGCGCGATGATCCCGATCGCCCACAGCATGATCGCCCGGTTCGAGCTGGGTACGGAGACCCCGACGCAGCAGGTCGTGGAGGCCCTGGACCGCCTTCTGGCGGCCGACGGCGACCTCGTGGACCTGTGGCTCCACGTCGTCCGGACACCGATCCCGGACTGGGCGCGGAAGTACATCCACCTGGAGCCGCAGGCACACAAGATTCAGACGTACTCCGGCCACACGGTCCATGGGTTGCTCCAGACCCCGGGCTATGCAAGGGCCCTACTGGGCAACGCTGTCCCCGGCGTCGGTAAGCGACTGGAGGGACTGCTGACGGCACGGCTCGCTCGGCAAGGCGTTCTGCGTCGACCGGACGACCCGACGAAGTTGTGGGCCATTATCGATGAAGCCGTGCTACGGCGGCCTGTCGGCGGCTCGGTGGTGATGCGTGAGCAGCTTGGCCATCTGCTCGCTGTTTCAGCGGAGTTGGAGAACGTTACGCTGCAAGTGCTTCCGTTCGAGCAAGGTGCGCCGGCTGTCATGAGCGGTGCGCTCACCGTGCTGTCGTTCCTGGATCGGCAGCCCGTTGCGTACTTGGAGAACTCGCAGTCCGGAGAGTTGGTCGAACACGCTAGGCGGGTCTCCGAGTACGCCCTAGCATTCGACCACTTGTTGGCTCAGGCGTTGTCCCCCGAGGCATCGACCCGCCTGATCCGATCCGCGATGGAGGACCACCGTGACCCACGTATCCCGACCCGACCTCAGCGCCGCCGTCTGGCGCAAGTCCAGCCACAGCAACGCGCAGGGCGGGGAGTGCGTCGAGGTCGCTGA
- a CDS encoding DUF6350 family protein, whose protein sequence is MSGTTVPAEPQAVLYGARPAAAAGRAFARGLAAAGLGLAAFTVLVMAAWIGSPYPDGGPAGALHAAAGLWLLAHGVELVRPDTLSGGPAPVGVVPLLLSAVPLWLAHRAARDVLEPGGTRPRPAPAGAVYAVSAGYLVVAVGAALYALGGPLEARPLSAVGHVPPVVVLAAAAGAWSACGRPLGPLPQRLPEWVRRAPARTRSLAAARAAGGALLALLAGGALLVVGSLAWHGGAAYASLTGLSANWAGRVAVVVLALALLPNAAVWGAAYALGPGFELGVGATVTPLGVAGVPAVPDFPLLAAVPGGARGGWAAGVAVLVPLAAGLVAGWCTAEEAAPPLARRDETWSAARTAGAAALAAVVCGVVAAALAAAASGPLGSARLADFGPVWWRTGAAALAWTAVVAVPTALTLRIWRTRERNAHPADPTPPPPASPPQGPSPQGPSPQEARESREARDPRDAKGLPDAQELRALRDAGDPQGPGDVQEFQEPGDVQESQEPGDAPGSRDARPGSGPHPRARPPHPVPTAPAPEPPRQESPAGTPE, encoded by the coding sequence GTGTCCGGGACGACCGTCCCCGCCGAGCCGCAGGCCGTCCTGTACGGCGCCCGTCCCGCCGCCGCGGCGGGACGGGCCTTCGCGCGCGGCCTGGCCGCGGCCGGGCTGGGCCTCGCCGCCTTCACCGTCCTCGTCATGGCCGCGTGGATCGGCTCCCCGTACCCCGACGGCGGCCCGGCCGGCGCCCTGCACGCCGCGGCGGGCCTGTGGCTGCTGGCGCACGGCGTGGAGCTGGTACGGCCCGACACCCTGTCCGGCGGCCCGGCCCCGGTCGGCGTCGTCCCCCTGCTGCTGTCCGCGGTGCCGCTGTGGCTGGCCCACCGGGCCGCCCGCGACGTCCTCGAACCGGGCGGCACCCGCCCGAGGCCGGCACCGGCCGGGGCGGTGTACGCGGTGTCCGCCGGGTACCTCGTCGTCGCCGTGGGCGCCGCGCTGTACGCCCTCGGCGGGCCCCTGGAGGCGCGTCCGCTGAGCGCGGTCGGACACGTTCCGCCGGTCGTGGTGCTGGCGGCGGCGGCCGGGGCGTGGAGCGCGTGCGGGCGCCCGCTCGGGCCGCTGCCGCAGCGACTGCCGGAGTGGGTGCGGCGGGCGCCGGCGCGCACCCGGTCGCTGGCGGCGGCGCGGGCGGCGGGCGGGGCGCTGCTGGCGCTGCTCGCGGGGGGCGCGCTGCTGGTGGTGGGGTCGCTCGCCTGGCACGGGGGCGCGGCGTACGCGTCCCTGACGGGCCTTTCGGCCAACTGGGCCGGACGGGTGGCGGTCGTGGTGCTGGCCCTGGCCCTGCTGCCGAACGCGGCGGTGTGGGGCGCGGCGTACGCCCTGGGGCCCGGGTTCGAGCTGGGCGTGGGCGCGACGGTGACGCCGCTGGGCGTGGCGGGGGTGCCCGCGGTGCCGGACTTCCCGCTGCTGGCCGCCGTACCGGGCGGCGCACGGGGCGGCTGGGCGGCGGGGGTGGCGGTGCTGGTGCCGCTGGCGGCCGGACTGGTGGCCGGGTGGTGCACGGCGGAGGAGGCCGCGCCCCCGCTGGCCCGCCGCGACGAGACCTGGAGCGCCGCGCGCACGGCCGGGGCGGCGGCCCTGGCGGCGGTGGTCTGCGGCGTGGTGGCGGCGGCGCTCGCGGCGGCGGCGTCCGGGCCGCTGGGGTCGGCCAGGCTGGCGGACTTCGGCCCGGTGTGGTGGCGGACGGGTGCGGCGGCACTGGCGTGGACGGCGGTGGTGGCCGTACCGACGGCCCTGACTCTGCGGATCTGGCGCACCCGCGAGCGGAACGCCCACCCGGCCGACCCCACGCCCCCGCCGCCGGCGTCCCCGCCGCAGGGGCCCTCACCGCAGGGGCCCTCACCGCAGGAGGCCCGGGAGAGCCGGGAGGCCCGGGACCCGCGGGACGCGAAGGGCCTGCCGGACGCCCAGGAGCTCCGGGCCCTGCGGGACGCGGGGGACCCGCAGGGCCCGGGGGACGTACAAGAGTTCCAGGAGCCGGGGGACGTACAGGAGTCCCAGGAGCCGGGGGACGCGCCCGGTTCGCGGGACGCACGGCCCGGCTCCGGACCGCACCCCCGCGCCCGGCCGCCCCACCCCGTCCCCACGGCCCCGGCCCCGGAACCCCCGCGGCAGGAGTCCCCGGCGGGCACTCCGGAGTAG
- a CDS encoding DUF3017 domain-containing protein, producing the protein MDADAADAAVGAETVVGAGAGAGLLAAAGAAVAGAVMVSGHPGGGPVRAGAPSGRGPAGDGTTGGAGRRETDDEDPDAVPETGTEEDASAPGASRRPPAVTEGTVRPEGGGRAAPGDAPAPARQWPLLTVLGLTALGLLIIGIDPFLHAPRIGALLVGAALLAGAGMRRALPSVGMLAVRSRFTDMITYGVLGGCIVLFALMTQPKPWLEIPFLKEVVRFTVR; encoded by the coding sequence GTGGATGCCGATGCCGCCGACGCCGCCGTAGGGGCGGAGACGGTCGTCGGGGCGGGGGCCGGTGCCGGACTGCTCGCGGCGGCCGGCGCCGCCGTGGCCGGTGCCGTGATGGTCTCCGGGCATCCGGGGGGCGGGCCGGTACGGGCCGGGGCGCCGTCGGGGCGCGGCCCTGCCGGGGACGGCACGACCGGAGGCGCGGGCCGCCGGGAGACCGACGACGAGGACCCGGACGCCGTACCGGAGACCGGTACCGAGGAGGACGCGTCCGCGCCGGGCGCCTCGCGGCGGCCGCCCGCGGTGACCGAGGGAACCGTTCGACCCGAGGGAGGCGGACGGGCGGCCCCCGGTGACGCGCCCGCTCCCGCCCGGCAGTGGCCGCTGCTCACCGTCCTCGGGCTCACCGCCCTCGGATTGCTGATCATCGGGATCGACCCGTTCCTGCACGCGCCCCGGATCGGGGCGCTGCTGGTCGGCGCCGCGCTGCTGGCGGGCGCCGGGATGCGGCGTGCACTGCCGTCCGTCGGGATGCTCGCCGTACGGTCCCGGTTCACCGACATGATCACGTACGGGGTGCTGGGCGGCTGCATCGTCCTCTTCGCCCTGATGACCCAGCCGAAGCCGTGGCTGGAGATCCCGTTCCTCAAGGAGGTCGTCCGCTTCACCGTGCGCTAG
- a CDS encoding sigma-70 family RNA polymerase sigma factor, translating to MTQGTIDGTPARVAPGPPPEAPDPPPGPAAGARPATPVEAFEALYAHAAPDLVRQAYALTGRRRLAREAVEHAFHRAWDHWPEVAVDRDPAGWVRATAHDYALSPWHRLRPGLRYPDPPAGGATVRALHGVLLDLPPSYRRTLLLHDGLGVGLPEVAAETEASSPAAAHRLLHARGAVAERVPLLADPDVLRGGLAELLDQGAATALATPRAVRVGGEWRVRLRTCGTAALSVLIVTATAFTLSTAPTRYEPPPVPARAVTGVPPLSGPQRPTLQDEELRSHLARQPVTGPARLVPSPH from the coding sequence ATGACGCAGGGCACGATCGACGGGACGCCGGCGAGGGTGGCACCGGGTCCGCCGCCCGAAGCACCGGACCCGCCGCCCGGGCCGGCTGCGGGCGCGCGGCCCGCGACGCCCGTCGAGGCGTTCGAGGCGCTGTACGCGCACGCCGCGCCCGACCTGGTACGGCAGGCGTACGCCCTGACCGGGCGGCGGCGGCTGGCACGGGAGGCCGTCGAACACGCGTTCCACCGCGCCTGGGACCACTGGCCGGAGGTCGCCGTCGACCGGGACCCGGCCGGCTGGGTGCGGGCGACCGCGCACGACTACGCCCTCTCCCCCTGGCACCGGCTGCGCCCCGGGCTCCGGTACCCCGACCCGCCCGCGGGCGGCGCCACGGTGCGGGCGCTGCACGGCGTCCTGCTGGACCTGCCGCCCTCGTACCGGCGCACGCTGCTGCTCCACGACGGGCTGGGCGTCGGCCTGCCGGAGGTGGCCGCCGAGACGGAGGCCAGCAGCCCGGCCGCCGCGCACCGGCTGCTGCACGCCCGCGGGGCGGTCGCGGAGCGGGTGCCGCTCCTGGCGGACCCGGACGTGCTGCGCGGGGGCCTGGCGGAGCTGCTGGACCAGGGAGCGGCGACCGCCCTGGCGACGCCCCGGGCGGTGCGGGTCGGCGGGGAGTGGCGCGTACGGCTGCGGACCTGCGGTACGGCGGCGCTGTCGGTGCTCATCGTGACGGCGACGGCGTTCACCCTGTCGACGGCCCCGACGCGGTACGAGCCGCCGCCGGTGCCCGCGCGGGCGGTGACGGGCGTCCCGCCCCTGAGCGGTCCGCAGCGGCCGACGCTCCAGGACGAGGAGCTCCGCTCCCACCTGGCCCGGCAGCCGGTGACCGGCCCGGCCCGCCTGGTCCCCTCACCGCACTAG
- the purN gene encoding phosphoribosylglycinamide formyltransferase, with product MAPAAPARIVVLVSGSGTNLQALLDAIAADPEGYGSRVRIVAVGADRTGVAGLERAERAGVPTFVRRVRDYATREEWDRALAEATAAYEPDLVVSAGFMKIVGKEFLARFGGRTVNTHPALLPSFPGAHGVRDALAYGAKVTGCTVHFVDDGVDTGPIIAQGVVGVRDTDDEAALHERIKEVERTLLVEVVGRLARHGYRIEGRKVHVGE from the coding sequence GTGGCCCCCGCCGCCCCCGCCCGCATCGTCGTCCTGGTCTCCGGTTCCGGCACGAACCTCCAGGCACTCCTCGACGCGATCGCCGCCGACCCCGAGGGGTACGGCTCGCGGGTGCGGATCGTCGCCGTCGGCGCCGACCGCACCGGCGTCGCGGGCCTGGAGCGGGCCGAGCGCGCGGGCGTGCCGACATTCGTGCGCCGGGTGCGGGACTACGCGACGCGGGAGGAGTGGGACCGCGCGCTGGCCGAGGCCACCGCCGCGTACGAGCCGGACCTCGTCGTCTCGGCCGGCTTCATGAAGATCGTCGGGAAGGAGTTCCTGGCGCGCTTCGGCGGGCGGACCGTCAACACCCACCCCGCCCTGCTGCCCAGTTTCCCCGGTGCCCACGGAGTGCGGGACGCGCTCGCGTACGGCGCGAAGGTCACCGGGTGCACCGTCCACTTCGTCGACGACGGCGTCGACACCGGCCCGATCATCGCCCAGGGCGTGGTCGGGGTCCGGGACACGGACGACGAGGCCGCTCTCCACGAGCGCATCAAGGAAGTCGAGCGCACGCTGCTCGTCGAGGTCGTGGGGCGTCTCGCCCGGCACGGCTACCGCATTGAGGGACGAAAGGTTCATGTCGGTGAATAA
- the sucC gene encoding ADP-forming succinate--CoA ligase subunit beta yields the protein MDLFEYQARDLFAKHGVPVLAGEVIDTPEAAREATERLGGKSVVKAQVKVGGRGKAGGVKLASDPQDAVEKARQILGMDIKGHTVHKVMIAETAPEIVEEYYVSYLLDRTNRTFLAMASVEGGMDIEEVAATKPEALAKVPVDANEGVTVEKAREIVAQAKFPAEVAEKVAEVLVTLWKTFVAEDALLVEVNPLAKVASGDILALDGKVSLDANADFRQPGHEALEDKAAANPLEAAAKAKGLNYVKLDGEVGIIGNGAGLVMSTLDVVAYAGEAHGGVKPANFLDIGGGASAEVMANGLEIILGDPDVKSVFVNVFGGITACDEVANGIVQALELLKSKGEEVTKPLVVRLDGNNAELGRKILSDANHPLVQRVDTMDGAADKAAELAAAK from the coding sequence GTGGACCTGTTCGAGTACCAGGCGAGGGACCTCTTCGCCAAGCACGGTGTACCGGTGCTGGCCGGTGAAGTCATCGACACGCCTGAGGCGGCGCGCGAGGCGACGGAGCGGCTGGGCGGCAAGTCGGTCGTCAAGGCGCAGGTCAAGGTCGGCGGCCGCGGCAAGGCCGGCGGCGTCAAGCTGGCCTCGGACCCGCAGGACGCGGTCGAGAAGGCCCGGCAGATCCTCGGCATGGACATCAAGGGCCACACGGTCCACAAGGTCATGATCGCCGAGACGGCCCCGGAGATCGTCGAGGAGTACTACGTCTCGTACCTCCTCGACCGCACCAACCGCACCTTCCTGGCGATGGCGTCCGTCGAGGGCGGCATGGACATCGAGGAGGTCGCGGCCACCAAGCCCGAGGCCCTCGCGAAGGTCCCGGTCGACGCCAACGAGGGCGTGACGGTCGAGAAGGCCCGCGAGATCGTCGCGCAGGCGAAGTTCCCGGCCGAGGTCGCCGAGAAGGTCGCCGAGGTCCTGGTGACCCTGTGGAAGACGTTCGTCGCCGAGGACGCCCTCCTCGTCGAGGTCAACCCGCTCGCCAAGGTCGCCTCCGGTGACATCCTGGCCCTCGACGGCAAGGTCTCCCTGGACGCCAACGCCGACTTCCGCCAGCCCGGGCACGAGGCGCTGGAGGACAAGGCCGCCGCCAACCCGCTCGAGGCCGCCGCCAAGGCCAAGGGCCTCAACTACGTCAAGCTCGACGGCGAGGTCGGCATCATCGGCAACGGCGCGGGCCTGGTCATGTCCACCCTGGACGTCGTCGCGTACGCCGGTGAGGCGCACGGCGGCGTGAAGCCGGCCAACTTCCTCGACATCGGCGGCGGCGCCTCCGCCGAGGTCATGGCGAACGGCCTGGAGATCATCCTCGGCGACCCGGACGTCAAGTCCGTGTTCGTCAACGTCTTCGGCGGCATCACCGCCTGCGACGAGGTCGCCAACGGCATCGTGCAGGCCCTGGAGCTCCTCAAGTCCAAGGGCGAGGAAGTCACCAAGCCGCTGGTCGTGCGCCTCGACGGCAACAACGCGGAGCTGGGTCGCAAGATCCTGTCGGACGCCAACCACCCGCTGGTGCAGCGCGTGGACACCATGGACGGCGCGGCCGACAAGGCCGCCGAGCTCGCGGCTGCGAAGTAA
- a CDS encoding bifunctional methylenetetrahydrofolate dehydrogenase/methenyltetrahydrofolate cyclohydrolase, whose amino-acid sequence MSAQILDGKAAAAAIKSDLTARVAALKARGVTPGLGTLLVGDDVGSQKYVAGKHRDCAQVGIASIQRELPATATQEDVEAVVRELNGDPACTGYIVQLPLPKGVDTNRVLELMDPAKDADGLHPMNLGRLVLGEPAPLPCTPAGIVTLLRRHGVEIAGAHVVVVGRGVTIGRPMPLLLTRRSENATVTQCHTGTRDLSAHLRRADIVVAAAGVAHLIKPEDVKPGAAVLDVGVSRDENGVIMGDVHPGVREVAGWVAPNPGGVGPMTRAQLLVNVVEAAERAAL is encoded by the coding sequence ATGAGCGCCCAGATTCTCGACGGCAAGGCTGCGGCCGCAGCGATCAAGTCCGACCTGACCGCCCGGGTGGCGGCCCTGAAGGCCAGGGGCGTCACGCCGGGGCTCGGGACGCTGCTGGTGGGCGACGACGTCGGCAGTCAGAAGTACGTGGCCGGAAAGCACCGCGACTGCGCCCAGGTGGGCATCGCGTCGATCCAGCGCGAGCTGCCCGCGACGGCGACGCAGGAGGACGTCGAGGCGGTGGTCCGCGAGTTGAACGGGGACCCCGCGTGCACCGGCTACATCGTGCAGCTGCCGCTGCCCAAGGGCGTGGACACCAACCGGGTGCTGGAGCTGATGGACCCGGCGAAGGACGCGGACGGCCTCCATCCCATGAACCTCGGGCGGCTGGTCCTGGGCGAGCCCGCGCCGCTGCCCTGTACGCCGGCGGGCATCGTGACGCTGCTGCGGCGGCACGGCGTGGAGATCGCCGGAGCGCACGTGGTGGTGGTGGGGCGCGGCGTGACGATCGGACGCCCGATGCCGCTGCTGCTGACGCGGCGCTCGGAGAACGCGACGGTGACGCAGTGCCACACCGGCACCCGGGACCTCTCCGCCCACCTGCGGCGGGCCGACATCGTGGTCGCGGCGGCGGGCGTGGCGCACCTCATCAAGCCCGAGGACGTCAAGCCGGGCGCGGCCGTGCTGGACGTGGGCGTGAGCCGTGACGAGAACGGCGTGATCATGGGCGACGTGCACCCGGGCGTGCGCGAGGTGGCCGGCTGGGTCGCCCCGAACCCGGGCGGCGTCGGCCCGATGACGCGGGCGCAACTGCTGGTGAACGTCGTCGAGGCGGCCGAGCGCGCGGCGCTCTGA
- a CDS encoding DUF397 domain-containing protein has product MTHVSRPDLSAAVWRKSSHSNAQGGECVEVADGFTGTVPVRDSKNPHHPALIVSDGAWDAFVGSLK; this is encoded by the coding sequence GTGACCCACGTATCCCGACCCGACCTCAGCGCCGCCGTCTGGCGCAAGTCCAGCCACAGCAACGCGCAGGGCGGGGAGTGCGTCGAGGTCGCTGACGGCTTCACCGGCACCGTGCCCGTACGCGACAGCAAGAACCCCCACCACCCCGCCCTGATCGTCTCCGACGGCGCCTGGGACGCGTTCGTCGGCTCGCTCAAGTAG